A single Vulpes lagopus strain Blue_001 chromosome 3, ASM1834538v1, whole genome shotgun sequence DNA region contains:
- the GPRIN2 gene encoding G protein-regulated inducer of neurite outgrowth 2 isoform X1 — MVLGGRSSGAGAGLGLSPAAMSTRLQPLSRSSSSLLGDGGGRAPELRKSASSTVWQAQPGEASGGPRVPEEEEHHVDGVPQPPAPSPRVRAVGHWRSSTVGNVSTVGRGDPCRLKTAGAAATQRSHSDLVRSPQARGHGAAQKASLSCSALGASPVHAAELQPGGTPAGLEGGPASEEGPAGSAGTLVGSGVQLAGTAPRSGSPQAGPAATAQPAAASCHALSPAVGAGGCCPALPAPGVPAFPKLVASVSESGLQAQRGGTCQCRFPRGPPGLSHCCAHPWGPTACATGPAARTKDVWTMTSASDLGPVSASCLSAQDAGVQAAPLAACKAVATSPALEAPGALLTFPEVTPGSGLEEAPSPVRDVRWDAEGMTWEVYGAALDPEVLGVAIQKHLEMQFEHLQRAPASVDSLGGGRRGPLRAVMQSLRRPSCCGCSSAAPE; from the exons ATGGTCCTCGGAGGAAGAAGCTCTGGGGCTGGTGCGGGCCTGGGCCTCTCTCCG GCCGCCATGAGCACCCGCCTGCAGCCCCTGTCGCGGAGCTCGTCCAGCCTGCTGGGGGACGGCGGGGGGCGCGCCCCCGAGCTCCGCAAGAGTGCCAGCAGCACCGTGTGGCAGGCCCAGCCTGGTGAGGCGAGCGGCGGGCCGCGCGTCCCCGAGGAAGAGGAGCACCACGTGGACGGCGTGccgcagcccccggcccccagcccccgggTCCGGGCCGTGGGCCACTGGCGGAGCAGCACTGTGGGCAACGTGTCAACCGTGGGCCGTGGTGACCCGTGTCGCCTGAAGACCGCCGGGGCTGCCGCCACGCAGAGGAGCCACTCGGACCTGGTGCGGAGCCCGCAGGCCCGGGGCCACGGTGCCGCGCAGAAGGCCAGCCTCAGCTGCTCGGCCCTGGGCGCCTCGCCTGTCCACGCGGCCGAGCTGCAGCCGGGCGGTACCCCCGCGGGCCTGGAGGGGGGCCCGGCTTCCGAGGAAGGGCCGGCAGGCTCAGCCGGGACcctggtggggagtggggtgcaGCTGGCAGGGACGGCCCCCCGGAGCGGCAGCCCCCAGGCCGGGCCCGCAGCCACTGCGCAGCCGGCCGCTGCCTCCTGCCACGCCCTGTCCCCGGCAGTGGGGGCTGGTggctgctgccctgccctgcctgccccggGGGTCCCGGCCTTTCCCAAACTGGTGGCATCTGTGAGTGAGTCCGGGCTTCAGGCTCAGCGGGGGGGGACCTGCCAGTGCAGGTTCCCCAGGGGGCCCCCCGGGCTCTCCCACTGCTGTGCCCACCCTTGGGGTCCCACCGCATGCGCCACAGGACCTGCTGCCAGGACCAAGGACGTGTGGACCATGACTTCGGCCAGTGACTTGGGCCCCGTGTCGGCTTCCTGTCTGTCAGCCCAGGACGCGGGCGTGCAGGCAGCGCCCCTGGCAGCGTGCAAGGCCGTGGCCACCAGCCCGGCCCTGGAAGCCCCCGGGGCCCTGCTCACGTTCCCAGAGGTAACTCCGGGGTCTGGCCTGGAGGAGGCCCCGTCCCCTGTGCGGGACGTACGGTGGGATGCCGAGGGCATGACCTGGGAGGTGTACGGAGCCGCCCTGGACCCCGAGGTGTTGGGGGTGGCCATCCAGAAGCACCTGGAGATGCAGTTTGAGCACCTGCAGCGGGCGCCTGCCAGCGTGGACAGCCTGGGGGGGGGCCGGAGGGGCCCGCTTCGAGCGGTCATGCAGTCCCTGCGGCGCCCCAGCTGCTGTGGCTGCTCCAGCGCCGCCCCCGAGTGA
- the GPRIN2 gene encoding G protein-regulated inducer of neurite outgrowth 2 isoform X2 gives MSTRLQPLSRSSSSLLGDGGGRAPELRKSASSTVWQAQPGEASGGPRVPEEEEHHVDGVPQPPAPSPRVRAVGHWRSSTVGNVSTVGRGDPCRLKTAGAAATQRSHSDLVRSPQARGHGAAQKASLSCSALGASPVHAAELQPGGTPAGLEGGPASEEGPAGSAGTLVGSGVQLAGTAPRSGSPQAGPAATAQPAAASCHALSPAVGAGGCCPALPAPGVPAFPKLVASVSESGLQAQRGGTCQCRFPRGPPGLSHCCAHPWGPTACATGPAARTKDVWTMTSASDLGPVSASCLSAQDAGVQAAPLAACKAVATSPALEAPGALLTFPEVTPGSGLEEAPSPVRDVRWDAEGMTWEVYGAALDPEVLGVAIQKHLEMQFEHLQRAPASVDSLGGGRRGPLRAVMQSLRRPSCCGCSSAAPE, from the coding sequence ATGAGCACCCGCCTGCAGCCCCTGTCGCGGAGCTCGTCCAGCCTGCTGGGGGACGGCGGGGGGCGCGCCCCCGAGCTCCGCAAGAGTGCCAGCAGCACCGTGTGGCAGGCCCAGCCTGGTGAGGCGAGCGGCGGGCCGCGCGTCCCCGAGGAAGAGGAGCACCACGTGGACGGCGTGccgcagcccccggcccccagcccccgggTCCGGGCCGTGGGCCACTGGCGGAGCAGCACTGTGGGCAACGTGTCAACCGTGGGCCGTGGTGACCCGTGTCGCCTGAAGACCGCCGGGGCTGCCGCCACGCAGAGGAGCCACTCGGACCTGGTGCGGAGCCCGCAGGCCCGGGGCCACGGTGCCGCGCAGAAGGCCAGCCTCAGCTGCTCGGCCCTGGGCGCCTCGCCTGTCCACGCGGCCGAGCTGCAGCCGGGCGGTACCCCCGCGGGCCTGGAGGGGGGCCCGGCTTCCGAGGAAGGGCCGGCAGGCTCAGCCGGGACcctggtggggagtggggtgcaGCTGGCAGGGACGGCCCCCCGGAGCGGCAGCCCCCAGGCCGGGCCCGCAGCCACTGCGCAGCCGGCCGCTGCCTCCTGCCACGCCCTGTCCCCGGCAGTGGGGGCTGGTggctgctgccctgccctgcctgccccggGGGTCCCGGCCTTTCCCAAACTGGTGGCATCTGTGAGTGAGTCCGGGCTTCAGGCTCAGCGGGGGGGGACCTGCCAGTGCAGGTTCCCCAGGGGGCCCCCCGGGCTCTCCCACTGCTGTGCCCACCCTTGGGGTCCCACCGCATGCGCCACAGGACCTGCTGCCAGGACCAAGGACGTGTGGACCATGACTTCGGCCAGTGACTTGGGCCCCGTGTCGGCTTCCTGTCTGTCAGCCCAGGACGCGGGCGTGCAGGCAGCGCCCCTGGCAGCGTGCAAGGCCGTGGCCACCAGCCCGGCCCTGGAAGCCCCCGGGGCCCTGCTCACGTTCCCAGAGGTAACTCCGGGGTCTGGCCTGGAGGAGGCCCCGTCCCCTGTGCGGGACGTACGGTGGGATGCCGAGGGCATGACCTGGGAGGTGTACGGAGCCGCCCTGGACCCCGAGGTGTTGGGGGTGGCCATCCAGAAGCACCTGGAGATGCAGTTTGAGCACCTGCAGCGGGCGCCTGCCAGCGTGGACAGCCTGGGGGGGGGCCGGAGGGGCCCGCTTCGAGCGGTCATGCAGTCCCTGCGGCGCCCCAGCTGCTGTGGCTGCTCCAGCGCCGCCCCCGAGTGA